One genomic region from Terriglobia bacterium encodes:
- a CDS encoding dihydrodipicolinate reductase C-terminal domain-containing protein, producing the protein MSASGSNPNAPPRNLNLALLGHGKMGSAVARIAPERGFDLRLILTIESNPDGVAITEENFRGIDVAIDFTQPDVVVENIRRVARLGVNLVVGTTGWDERRAEVEKIVAESGIGLVHAANFSIGVQLFYRLAREAARIFAPYSMYDPYIVEAHHKFKKDAPSGTALELKRRVEPHLPSRDIPTSSVRGGYIPGMHELGFDSETDSVIVRHDARSRQGFAEGALYAARWMAGKKGMFGFDKVLE; encoded by the coding sequence ATGTCTGCATCAGGCTCGAACCCGAATGCGCCGCCCCGCAACCTCAACCTGGCATTGCTGGGCCACGGGAAGATGGGAAGCGCGGTGGCGCGCATCGCTCCCGAGCGCGGTTTTGATCTGCGGCTCATCCTGACGATTGAATCGAATCCCGACGGCGTGGCCATTACGGAAGAAAACTTCCGCGGCATCGACGTGGCCATCGACTTCACACAGCCTGACGTGGTGGTGGAGAACATTCGCCGTGTGGCCCGGCTGGGCGTCAACCTGGTGGTGGGAACCACGGGCTGGGACGAACGCCGTGCGGAAGTGGAGAAGATCGTCGCCGAGAGCGGCATCGGGCTGGTGCATGCCGCCAATTTTTCCATCGGCGTGCAGCTTTTTTACCGCCTGGCGCGCGAGGCAGCCAGAATTTTTGCGCCTTATTCGATGTATGATCCCTACATTGTTGAAGCCCATCACAAATTCAAGAAGGACGCGCCCTCAGGCACCGCGCTCGAGCTCAAGCGCCGCGTCGAACCCCATCTGCCCTCGCGCGACATTCCCACCTCCAGCGTGCGCGGCGGTTACATTCCCGGCATGCACGAGCTGGGATTTGATTCTGAAACCGATTCGGTGATTGTCCGGCACGACGCGCGCAGCCGCCAGGGATTTGCCGAAGGCGCGCTCTATGCCGCCCGTTGGATGGCCGGCAAAAAGGGTATGTTTGGCTTCGACAAAGTTCTCGAATAG
- a CDS encoding class I SAM-dependent methyltransferase: MSNPWLAVPLSEYERHMISVRVGQLEVLSDLFSTVVRRCRPKSVAILGIAGGNGLDHIDRGITSRVVGIDLNPVYLEAVRRRYPGLPGLDLRCADLSEKLVDLEPVQLVHAALIFEHVGIGRCLENATSIAAPGGNLSVVLQLPADGGEPEVASRFSSIRELKPHFSLVSPACLCQELDERGFHMIHRTTRLLPGRKGFWMGIFSAPISSPV; the protein is encoded by the coding sequence ATGTCGAACCCGTGGCTGGCCGTGCCTCTCTCCGAGTACGAGCGACACATGATTTCTGTGCGCGTAGGTCAACTGGAGGTCCTTTCAGACCTGTTCTCAACAGTGGTGCGACGCTGCCGTCCAAAATCGGTTGCGATACTGGGAATTGCCGGTGGAAACGGACTCGACCACATAGACAGGGGCATCACCAGCCGGGTTGTTGGAATCGACCTGAACCCCGTATACCTCGAAGCTGTCCGTCGGCGCTATCCGGGTTTGCCAGGTCTTGATCTCCGCTGCGCCGATTTGTCTGAAAAGCTTGTTGACCTGGAACCTGTCCAGCTTGTTCATGCGGCTTTGATTTTTGAGCACGTGGGAATTGGACGCTGCCTGGAGAACGCCACATCGATAGCCGCTCCCGGCGGGAACTTATCCGTTGTGCTCCAGTTGCCGGCCGACGGCGGAGAACCAGAGGTTGCGAGCCGGTTTTCTTCCATCCGCGAGCTAAAGCCTCACTTTTCACTGGTCAGTCCCGCCTGTCTTTGCCAAGAACTCGATGAGCGTGGCTTCCACATGATTCACCGGACAACCCGTCTACTGCCCGGACGCAAAGGATTTTGGATGGGGATTTTCTCTGCTCCCATTTCGTCGCCTGTGTAG
- the dapA gene encoding 4-hydroxy-tetrahydrodipicolinate synthase → MRFDIRGCGTALVTPFLHDGTLDVDALRGLIDFQLSEGIDFLVPCGTTGEAPTLEHEEYLGVVRVVVEEARGKVPVIAGAGGNNTKKVCSLAQDLQTLGVDGILSVAPYYNRPTQEGLYQHFAMIAESTDLPVVLYNVPSRTSSNILPDTVARLAEIPNIVGIKEASGSITQQMEVFRLVPPNFRVLSGDDAFTFPLMALGGAGVISVISNEVPRQMTALTRLMLEGNYDEARKLNAGLLPLMQINFIETNPIPVKAALAMMGKIKEVYRLPMCAMKPENRARLEKVLVEQGLLQTQKV, encoded by the coding sequence ATGAGATTCGACATTCGGGGCTGCGGCACCGCGCTGGTGACGCCCTTCTTACACGACGGCACTCTGGACGTTGATGCGCTGCGAGGACTGATTGATTTTCAGCTCAGCGAGGGCATCGACTTCCTCGTCCCTTGCGGGACCACCGGAGAAGCGCCGACGCTCGAGCACGAAGAATATCTCGGCGTGGTCCGCGTGGTTGTGGAGGAAGCGCGAGGCAAAGTTCCGGTGATCGCGGGCGCGGGCGGCAACAACACGAAAAAGGTTTGCAGCCTGGCACAGGACCTCCAGACGCTGGGCGTGGATGGGATCCTGTCCGTCGCGCCCTACTACAACCGGCCTACTCAGGAAGGCTTGTACCAGCATTTCGCTATGATTGCCGAATCCACCGACCTTCCGGTGGTCCTCTATAACGTGCCGTCACGCACGTCTTCAAACATCCTGCCGGACACAGTGGCGCGGCTGGCGGAGATTCCGAACATCGTGGGCATCAAGGAAGCGTCCGGGAGCATCACGCAGCAGATGGAAGTGTTCCGCCTTGTCCCCCCGAATTTCAGGGTCCTCTCGGGAGATGACGCGTTTACGTTTCCACTGATGGCATTGGGTGGGGCAGGAGTGATCTCCGTGATCTCGAACGAGGTCCCGCGGCAGATGACCGCCCTGACCCGCCTGATGCTGGAAGGAAATTACGACGAGGCGCGCAAGCTGAACGCGGGCCTCCTGCCGCTGATGCAGATCAACTTTATCGAAACGAATCCCATTCCGGTGAAGGCGGCGCTCGCCATGATGGGGAAGATCAAAGAGGTTTACCGGCTTCCCATGTGCGCGATGAAGCCGGAAAACCGCGCCAGGCTGGAAAAAGTTCTGGTGGAACAGGGGCTTCTCCAGACACAGAAGGTTTGA
- a CDS encoding M20/M25/M40 family metallo-hydrolase: MSEQIMELFELTKALVNIESITGNEKACGEFLADYLAEHGFETTLQPVEPGRSNVFATLGRPDVVLSTHMDTVPPFIPASEDEEWIYGRGSCDAKGILASQVIAARGLREAGVRDFALLFLVGEEILSDGAQKANEQPPDTKYIINGEPTENKLAVGTKGILRIDIETRGKAAHSAYPEMGESAILKLLDILEDVRRIPLAEDPVMGPSTVNIGVIEGGRAINVVPDRASAKVLFRTVNATEELRERVEAVVRGRCEYEFVRDTKPIRTEYFEGFETDVVSFSTDLPSLTRWGRPLLLGPGSIRIAHTDHERVPKSEMLRAVELYTRLVKELKKRI, from the coding sequence ATGAGCGAGCAGATTATGGAGCTGTTCGAGCTGACCAAGGCGTTGGTGAACATCGAATCGATCACGGGCAACGAAAAGGCCTGTGGCGAATTCCTTGCGGACTACCTCGCGGAGCACGGTTTTGAGACCACGCTGCAGCCGGTTGAGCCGGGACGCTCGAACGTGTTTGCCACACTCGGACGCCCGGACGTGGTGCTGAGCACGCACATGGATACGGTGCCGCCATTTATCCCCGCCAGCGAAGATGAGGAGTGGATCTACGGCCGCGGTTCCTGCGATGCCAAGGGCATTCTTGCCTCGCAGGTGATTGCTGCTCGTGGTCTGAGGGAGGCGGGTGTTCGAGACTTTGCCCTGCTGTTCCTGGTGGGAGAAGAAATCCTGAGCGATGGCGCGCAGAAAGCGAACGAGCAGCCCCCGGACACGAAATACATCATCAACGGCGAGCCGACGGAAAACAAGCTGGCGGTGGGGACCAAGGGCATTCTGCGCATCGACATCGAGACCCGCGGCAAGGCGGCCCATTCCGCCTATCCGGAAATGGGTGAGTCGGCCATTCTGAAACTGCTGGACATTCTCGAAGACGTGCGTCGCATTCCGCTGGCGGAAGACCCGGTGATGGGGCCCTCGACGGTGAACATCGGAGTAATTGAAGGCGGCAGGGCCATCAACGTGGTTCCTGACCGCGCCTCCGCGAAGGTCCTGTTCCGCACGGTCAACGCCACCGAGGAGTTGCGCGAGCGCGTGGAAGCCGTGGTGAGGGGCCGATGCGAGTACGAATTCGTGCGCGACACCAAGCCCATCCGGACGGAATATTTCGAGGGATTTGAAACCGATGTTGTCTCCTTCTCGACTGACCTGCCAAGCCTGACGCGATGGGGGCGTCCACTGCTGCTGGGCCCTGGCTCGATTCGCATCGCCCATACGGACCACGAACGCGTCCCAAAGTCGGAGATGCTCCGCGCCGTTGAACTTTATACGCGCCTGGTGAAAGAATTAAAGAAACGCATCTAA
- a CDS encoding ChpI protein, with protein MKTTISIPDPLFQAAEREAARRRISRSRFYSMALASYLKSQRARNIKRALDAVYAGEDSALDPVLARLQSEAIDREEW; from the coding sequence TTGAAAACGACAATCTCCATCCCCGATCCGCTCTTCCAGGCTGCTGAACGCGAAGCGGCGCGCCGAAGGATTTCACGGAGCCGCTTTTATTCCATGGCCCTTGCTTCCTATCTGAAATCGCAGCGCGCCAGGAATATCAAAAGGGCGCTCGATGCCGTTTACGCCGGGGAGGATTCGGCCCTCGATCCGGTTCTCGCGCGCCTGCAGAGCGAGGCGATCGACCGGGAGGAGTGGTGA
- the asd gene encoding aspartate-semialdehyde dehydrogenase has product MKKIEVGILGATGMVGQRFAAMLEHHPWFQAAWFAASDRSAGKKYVEACNWRLRTPMPAGVRDMVVEECKPGNAPQLIFSSLDSKVAGEVEKEFARAGHVVVSNSSNHRMDADVPLVIPEVNPDHLALVYEQRKHRGWKGMIVTNPNCTTVGLVMSLAPLERAFGLEKVLVTSMQAVSGAGYPGVPTLDILGNVIPHIGGEEEKVEHEAHKLLGKLQDGHVVKGDFIVSAHCNRVLVEDGHLEAVSLSLREEAKLEDLIEAWKQFRALPQERRLPTAPAHPIIVRDEHDRPQPKFDVDVEGGMAAVIGRARRCPVLQFKYITVSHNTVRGAAGAALLNAELMKSEGYLD; this is encoded by the coding sequence ATGAAAAAGATCGAGGTTGGAATCCTGGGCGCCACGGGAATGGTGGGCCAACGCTTTGCGGCGATGCTGGAACATCATCCGTGGTTTCAGGCGGCGTGGTTTGCGGCGTCAGACCGCTCGGCCGGGAAAAAATACGTGGAGGCGTGCAATTGGCGCCTGCGGACTCCCATGCCTGCCGGCGTGCGTGACATGGTAGTGGAGGAGTGCAAGCCGGGCAACGCTCCGCAACTGATTTTTTCCTCACTCGATTCCAAGGTGGCGGGCGAGGTGGAGAAAGAATTTGCGCGCGCGGGCCACGTGGTGGTCTCCAATTCCTCAAACCACCGGATGGATGCCGACGTGCCGCTGGTGATTCCAGAAGTCAACCCCGACCACCTGGCGCTGGTCTACGAGCAGCGCAAACACCGTGGCTGGAAGGGCATGATCGTTACCAATCCCAACTGCACCACGGTGGGACTGGTGATGTCGCTGGCGCCGCTGGAGCGCGCCTTTGGCCTCGAAAAAGTCCTTGTGACCAGCATGCAGGCGGTTTCAGGCGCAGGTTATCCGGGCGTGCCCACGCTTGACATTCTGGGCAACGTGATTCCACATATCGGCGGCGAAGAAGAAAAGGTGGAGCACGAAGCCCACAAGCTGCTGGGCAAGCTCCAGGACGGCCATGTGGTGAAGGGCGACTTCATAGTGAGTGCGCACTGCAACCGCGTGCTGGTGGAAGACGGCCACCTGGAAGCCGTGTCACTCTCGCTGCGGGAGGAAGCGAAGCTGGAGGACCTGATCGAGGCGTGGAAACAATTCCGTGCGCTGCCGCAGGAGCGCAGGCTGCCGACGGCGCCCGCGCATCCCATCATCGTGCGCGATGAGCACGACCGGCCCCAGCCGAAATTCGATGTGGACGTAGAGGGCGGCATGGCGGCCGTAATCGGGCGCGCGCGGCGCTGCCCGGTGCTGCAATTCAAATACATCACGGTGAGCCACAACACCGTGCGCGGCGCGGCTGGCGCGGCCCTGCTGAACGCCGAGCTGATGAAGTCCGAAGGATACCTGGATTAG
- a CDS encoding 2,3,4,5-tetrahydropyridine-2,6-dicarboxylate N-succinyltransferase, whose amino-acid sequence MRASEAIGARAPMTLQQRIEELFARQSDHYGEEYFTAFEEFKKALNEGHVRAAEPDGESPTGWKVNAWVKKGILLGFRIGRAEQMPPAGLQFRDKQTYPLKQIPAGQNVRVVPGGSSIRDGCYIGRNVTCMPPMYVNAGAYVDDGTMIDSHALVGSCAQIGKRCHLSAAAQIGGVLEPVGALPVIIEDDVLVGGNCGVYEGAVVGREAVLAAGTVLTGSTPVYDLVRDAVYRREGERPLMIPAGAVVVPGARAVTHGRGKEWNLSLYTPVIIKYRDEKTDQAVRLEDLLR is encoded by the coding sequence ATGCGAGCCAGTGAAGCGATCGGAGCAAGAGCGCCTATGACACTACAGCAGCGCATTGAAGAACTTTTCGCGCGGCAGTCGGACCACTACGGCGAGGAATATTTCACTGCGTTTGAGGAATTCAAAAAGGCCTTGAACGAGGGCCATGTGCGCGCGGCCGAACCGGATGGGGAATCGCCCACCGGCTGGAAAGTGAACGCCTGGGTGAAGAAAGGCATTTTGCTGGGATTCAGGATTGGGCGCGCGGAGCAGATGCCGCCGGCGGGCTTGCAGTTTCGCGACAAGCAGACGTATCCGTTGAAGCAGATTCCCGCTGGGCAGAATGTTCGCGTGGTACCGGGCGGCTCATCCATCCGCGACGGCTGCTACATCGGCAGGAACGTTACCTGCATGCCGCCCATGTACGTGAACGCGGGCGCCTATGTGGACGACGGAACGATGATTGATTCTCACGCGTTGGTGGGCTCCTGCGCACAGATCGGCAAGCGGTGCCACCTGTCTGCGGCGGCGCAGATCGGTGGAGTGCTGGAGCCGGTGGGCGCGCTGCCAGTGATTATTGAAGACGACGTGCTCGTGGGAGGCAACTGCGGCGTCTACGAGGGCGCCGTGGTGGGCAGAGAAGCGGTGCTGGCCGCCGGAACCGTTCTGACAGGCTCGACGCCGGTTTATGATCTGGTGCGTGACGCGGTCTATCGCCGCGAAGGCGAGCGGCCGCTGATGATCCCTGCTGGTGCGGTGGTGGTCCCCGGGGCGCGCGCGGTGACGCACGGACGCGGAAAAGAATGGAACCTTTCGCTTTACACGCCGGTCATCATCAAGTACCGTGACGAAAAAACGGACCAGGCCGTAAGGCTCGAAGATCTGCTTCGCTGA